From Chryseobacterium sp. H1D6B, a single genomic window includes:
- a CDS encoding DNA gyrase/topoisomerase IV subunit A, giving the protein MMIEENSHDGESLKKVSGLYKDWFLDYASYVILDRAIPSVYDGLKPVQRRIMHSMRELEDGRYNKVANIVGNTMKYHPHGDASITDAMVQIGQKELLIDTQGNWGNIYTGDSAAAARYIEARLTPLALEVVFNPKTTEWAKSYDGRNNEPVDLPVKFPLLLAQGVEGIGVGLSTKILPHNFNELITASVAYLKGKSFQLFPDFLTAGYLDVSEYNDGHRGGKVRARARISQFDKNTLIISELPFSKNTSDLIDSIIKANEKGKIKIKKIEDNTSDKVEILIHLHNEVSPDKTIDALYAFTDCQVTISPNACVIVGDKPMFLNVSEILRRNTDHTVSLLKKELEIELHELQESWHFSSLERIFIENRIYHDIEEVETWEDVLITIADGLKPHTKHLLRAVTEEDILKLTEIRIKRISRFDLDKFKENIAALEGKIEQVKHHLANLITYAIDYYLNIQKKYGKGRERKTELRIFDTIDATKVAVANEKFYVNWEEGFIGTSLKKDQYLFDCSDIDDIITFRKDGSMKVVKVEAKTFIGKDLLHVAVWKKNDKRTVYNMIYREGKEGPYYMKRFSVTGVTRNTDYPLASDKKGSEMLYFSANPNGEAETVSVLLKPNPRIRKNKMDVDFSELAIKGRDSKGNLVTKYSVKKVDMKEEGISTLAPRRIWFDDTVRRLNADARGTLLGSFKGDDKILTVNSHGEAKLVSFDLGNRFDDEYLILEKWRPQQPVTCIYYDGEKDMYFIKRFLLENNTNPQHFMPSEHPKSFIESVIVANDSTAEILFAKDKGKERDPETINIDEFIAVKGIKAIGNQFTKFKIKAINITIPEPEEEIVEVYEPEPTEGIDDEGGTIGDLFDDGENEN; this is encoded by the coding sequence ATGATGATAGAAGAAAACTCGCATGACGGCGAAAGCTTAAAAAAAGTTTCCGGACTCTATAAAGACTGGTTTCTTGATTATGCATCTTATGTAATTCTAGATAGAGCAATTCCATCCGTTTATGATGGTCTTAAGCCTGTTCAGCGAAGAATTATGCACTCCATGCGCGAGCTGGAAGACGGAAGGTATAATAAAGTGGCCAATATTGTAGGAAATACCATGAAGTACCACCCTCATGGGGATGCTTCTATTACAGATGCAATGGTTCAGATCGGGCAGAAAGAATTATTGATAGACACTCAGGGGAACTGGGGAAATATTTATACAGGTGATTCCGCGGCAGCGGCGAGATATATTGAAGCGAGATTAACTCCTCTTGCGCTGGAAGTTGTTTTCAACCCTAAAACTACAGAATGGGCAAAGTCTTATGACGGAAGAAATAATGAACCAGTAGATCTGCCTGTGAAATTTCCTTTACTGCTTGCACAAGGTGTTGAAGGGATCGGGGTAGGACTTTCGACGAAAATTCTCCCGCATAATTTTAATGAACTGATCACTGCTTCAGTGGCTTATCTAAAAGGAAAAAGCTTTCAGCTGTTTCCAGATTTCTTAACGGCAGGCTATTTAGATGTTTCTGAATATAACGACGGGCACAGAGGTGGAAAAGTAAGAGCCAGAGCTAGAATTTCACAGTTTGATAAAAATACACTGATCATTTCCGAACTTCCTTTTTCTAAAAATACGAGCGACCTGATAGACTCTATCATAAAGGCCAATGAAAAAGGAAAGATCAAAATAAAAAAGATTGAAGATAATACCTCAGACAAGGTAGAAATTCTTATCCATCTGCATAATGAAGTCTCGCCGGATAAGACAATAGATGCCCTGTATGCATTTACAGACTGCCAGGTGACCATTTCTCCAAATGCCTGTGTAATTGTCGGCGACAAACCAATGTTCCTGAACGTTTCAGAAATCTTAAGAAGAAATACAGACCATACGGTTTCACTGCTTAAAAAAGAACTTGAAATTGAACTCCATGAACTACAGGAAAGCTGGCATTTCTCCTCTTTAGAAAGAATTTTCATTGAGAACAGAATTTACCACGATATTGAAGAAGTAGAAACATGGGAGGATGTACTGATAACCATTGCTGATGGATTAAAGCCTCATACAAAACATCTTTTAAGAGCCGTAACAGAAGAAGATATTCTTAAATTAACGGAGATCAGAATTAAAAGAATTTCAAGATTTGATTTAGATAAATTCAAAGAAAATATAGCTGCTCTTGAAGGGAAAATAGAGCAGGTAAAACATCATCTGGCTAATCTGATCACGTATGCGATTGATTATTATTTGAATATTCAAAAAAAGTACGGAAAAGGAAGAGAAAGAAAAACAGAGCTTAGAATTTTCGATACGATTGATGCAACGAAAGTAGCTGTAGCCAATGAAAAGTTCTATGTAAACTGGGAAGAAGGCTTCATTGGAACCTCATTAAAAAAAGACCAGTATTTGTTTGACTGTTCAGATATTGATGATATCATTACTTTCAGAAAAGACGGAAGCATGAAAGTGGTGAAAGTAGAGGCCAAAACTTTTATCGGAAAAGACCTTCTGCATGTCGCAGTCTGGAAGAAAAATGATAAAAGAACGGTTTATAATATGATCTATCGCGAAGGAAAAGAAGGTCCGTATTATATGAAACGTTTCTCTGTAACCGGAGTAACGAGGAATACAGATTATCCTTTGGCTTCAGATAAAAAAGGTTCAGAAATGCTGTATTTTTCAGCCAATCCCAATGGGGAAGCAGAAACAGTTTCGGTTCTATTAAAACCCAATCCAAGAATCAGAAAAAATAAAATGGATGTGGATTTTTCAGAATTAGCTATTAAAGGGCGTGATTCAAAAGGAAATCTGGTGACCAAATATTCTGTAAAAAAAGTAGACATGAAAGAAGAAGGTATTTCTACTTTAGCGCCGAGAAGAATCTGGTTTGATGACACGGTGAGAAGGCTGAATGCTGATGCAAGAGGAACGCTGTTGGGAAGCTTCAAAGGAGATGATAAAATTTTAACGGTCAATTCGCACGGAGAAGCAAAATTAGTAAGCTTTGATCTTGGAAACCGTTTCGACGACGAATATCTGATCCTTGAAAAATGGAGACCGCAGCAGCCTGTTACATGTATTTATTATGACGGGGAAAAAGATATGTACTTTATCAAAAGATTCCTGCTGGAAAATAATACCAATCCGCAGCACTTTATGCCTTCAGAACATCCGAAATCCTTTATTGAAAGCGTTATTGTAGCCAACGATTCTACGGCAGAAATACTATTTGCAAAAGAC
- a CDS encoding DNA topoisomerase IV subunit B, translating into MSQEINPIYSEDNIRTLDWQEHIRLRPGMYIGKLGDGSSADDGIYILLKEILDNSIDEFRMKSGKRIEIKVDDGKVSIRDFGRGIPLGKVVDAVSKMNTGGKYDSKAFKKSVGLNGVGTKAVNALSEYFRVRSFRDGKMKMAEFCRGMITLDSPDNDTSDRNGTEISFIPDGEIFLHFKYRKEYIERMLRNYAYLNPGLKIIFNGETFYSENGLKDLLEEEMESDVLYPIVHLKDEDIELAITHSDKSQTETYFSFVNGQNTTQGGTHLNAFREAYVKTIREFFNKNFDASDIRKSIIAAISINVEEPVFESQTKTKLGSNDIGPNGPTVRTFIIDFLKSKLDNFLHKNSDIAEAIQRKILISERERKELSGIQKLARERAKKVSLHNKKLRDCRQHYNDQKAERKGDTQIFITEGDSASGSITKSRDVETQAVFSLKGKPLNCYGLTKKVVYENEEFNLLQAALNIEDSLEDLRYNHVIIATDADVDGMHIRLLMITFFLQFFPDLIKNGHLYILQTPLFRVRNKKETRYCYSEPERIKALNELGKNPEITRFKGLGEISPDEFKHFIGKDIRLEPVVIGKDQTIEQLLEFYMGKNTPDRQVFILENLVVEDTDIDKKEVLNEAEN; encoded by the coding sequence ATGTCACAAGAAATAAATCCAATCTATTCCGAAGATAATATCAGAACCCTGGATTGGCAGGAGCATATTCGTCTGCGTCCCGGTATGTACATCGGAAAGTTAGGGGACGGCTCATCTGCTGATGACGGGATCTATATTTTGCTTAAAGAAATTCTAGACAACTCTATTGATGAGTTTAGAATGAAATCGGGCAAAAGAATTGAAATAAAAGTCGATGACGGTAAAGTATCCATCCGGGATTTCGGCCGTGGAATTCCATTAGGAAAAGTAGTAGATGCTGTTTCCAAAATGAATACAGGAGGGAAGTACGACAGTAAGGCCTTTAAAAAATCTGTAGGTCTGAATGGGGTTGGTACAAAAGCCGTTAATGCCCTTTCAGAATATTTTCGTGTAAGATCTTTTCGGGACGGGAAAATGAAAATGGCGGAGTTCTGCCGAGGAATGATCACCCTGGACAGTCCTGATAATGATACTTCGGACCGAAACGGTACTGAGATTTCCTTTATTCCTGACGGTGAAATTTTCCTTCATTTTAAATACAGAAAAGAATATATCGAGAGGATGCTGCGTAACTATGCGTATCTGAATCCGGGATTAAAAATAATTTTCAACGGAGAAACTTTTTACTCAGAAAATGGTCTTAAAGATTTATTAGAAGAAGAAATGGAAAGTGATGTTCTTTATCCGATTGTCCATTTAAAGGATGAAGATATAGAATTAGCGATCACCCATTCTGATAAATCACAGACAGAGACTTATTTCTCATTCGTTAACGGACAAAATACAACGCAGGGGGGAACGCATTTGAATGCATTTCGTGAAGCGTATGTAAAAACCATCCGCGAATTTTTTAATAAAAACTTTGATGCTTCAGATATCAGGAAGTCTATCATTGCCGCAATCTCCATTAATGTAGAAGAACCTGTTTTTGAATCTCAGACCAAAACAAAACTTGGTTCGAATGATATAGGGCCGAATGGACCGACAGTAAGAACTTTTATTATCGATTTTCTAAAAAGCAAATTAGATAATTTCCTGCATAAGAATTCTGATATTGCAGAAGCCATTCAAAGAAAAATATTAATCTCTGAGAGGGAAAGAAAAGAACTTTCCGGAATCCAGAAACTGGCAAGAGAAAGAGCTAAAAAAGTATCGCTGCACAATAAAAAACTTAGAGACTGCAGGCAGCATTACAATGATCAGAAGGCAGAAAGAAAAGGAGATACCCAGATTTTTATTACCGAGGGAGATTCTGCATCAGGTTCTATCACGAAATCAAGAGATGTAGAAACACAGGCTGTATTTTCTTTAAAAGGTAAGCCCTTAAACTGTTATGGTTTGACGAAGAAAGTAGTGTACGAGAATGAAGAATTCAACCTGCTTCAGGCTGCTTTAAATATTGAGGACAGTCTTGAAGATCTGAGATACAACCACGTCATTATTGCAACAGATGCCGATGTCGATGGAATGCACATCCGTCTTTTGATGATCACCTTCTTCCTTCAGTTCTTCCCTGATCTGATCAAGAACGGACATCTTTATATTTTGCAGACGCCGCTGTTCAGAGTGAGAAACAAAAAAGAAACCCGCTACTGTTATTCAGAACCAGAGAGAATAAAAGCATTGAATGAACTTGGAAAAAATCCGGAAATTACCCGATTTAAAGGATTAGGAGAGATTTCACCGGATGAATTCAAACATTTTATCGGTAAGGATATCCGTCTGGAGCCTGTAGTCATCGGTAAAGACCAGACCATAGAACAGCTTTTGGAATTTTATATGGGGAAAAATACCCCGGACAGACAAGTTTTCATCCTTGAAAATCTAGTAGTGGAAGACACAGATATTGATAAAAAAGAAGTTTTAAATGAAGCTGAAAACTAA
- a CDS encoding LytTR family DNA-binding domain-containing protein has translation MKTKLQVCIVEEQDDGESTSLLLKKEFPEFEISFKTNNIKDAFIYLKKNSPDLLFLNIQLPIKSETEFLLKIIKNQLWIIFITDSEKSAIQAIKKGITDCLLKPVKNLDFVIAVNKALENFKKNRNPIFNQNIQNRINLPTLQGFKRVSINEIIRCEADSNYTFIYLSDHTKVIVSKTLYDFEKHLSHHNFFRIHHKHLINLSHLKEYIKGKGGQVIMDDNSVLDVSVRKKNDFLQKIA, from the coding sequence ATGAAAACAAAATTACAAGTATGTATCGTGGAGGAGCAGGATGACGGAGAATCTACTTCTCTATTATTAAAAAAGGAGTTCCCGGAATTCGAAATTTCATTCAAGACCAATAATATAAAGGATGCTTTTATCTATCTCAAAAAAAATTCTCCTGACCTTTTATTTTTAAATATTCAGCTGCCCATTAAAAGTGAAACTGAATTTCTACTCAAAATCATTAAAAACCAATTATGGATCATTTTTATCACAGATTCTGAAAAATCAGCTATTCAAGCTATAAAAAAAGGGATTACTGACTGCCTTTTAAAGCCGGTGAAAAATTTAGATTTTGTTATTGCCGTCAACAAAGCTTTAGAAAATTTCAAAAAAAACAGGAATCCTATTTTCAACCAGAATATCCAGAACAGAATCAATCTCCCTACACTTCAAGGGTTCAAACGGGTAAGCATCAATGAAATTATCCGCTGTGAAGCAGATTCTAACTACACTTTTATTTATTTATCTGATCATACAAAGGTCATTGTCTCTAAAACGCTTTATGATTTTGAAAAACATCTTTCTCATCATAATTTCTTTAGAATACATCATAAGCATCTTATCAATTTAAGCCACTTAAAAGAATATATAAAAGGAAAAGGCGGACAGGTTATTATGGACGACAATTCTGTTTTGGATGTATCTGTGCGCAAGAAAAATGATTTTTTACAAAAAATAGCTTAA
- a CDS encoding T9SS type A sorting domain-containing protein has protein sequence MKVNLQEKSAQASAMKLFNKTAQLLKAQKLILALFIGLMAHTEVSAHASTITRKWCGGFFHRKFVAKAQTSVLSYTKYQTGYNCIGQYVGTANIGYWSSNCSNESKGCSRPQVATCTKSGTVYDQIYSGCYLTFTGPSPYSANAKAQHLTSGIYLTQTTTGRGSAGLSGNFALDPNKFSKLVDDGTSFSEIKGDVDINDNNQLVISNLNGRLSVTKGADYYSNIKIVVIKEKENITDDEALQNEEAVQNGTYPDVVYSTQLNVSKNGLTHDGVFSKGVAAQQIKEYAANQEYGVNINNFSMTIPTGAQLNPDEKLTVVTVVDGGFDISTAVVTKGTGNVTAANTAVVEAPQLHPNPATDYVDVYVNLPKKELVNVRVISTLGRVAIERSENLNSGRQSIKLNTQKLLPGSYIVEIKSESKISSQKLLIK, from the coding sequence ATGAAAGTTAATCTACAAGAGAAAAGTGCTCAGGCATCAGCCATGAAACTTTTTAACAAAACGGCTCAATTATTAAAAGCACAAAAATTAATTTTGGCGCTTTTCATTGGTCTAATGGCTCACACAGAAGTTTCTGCACATGCTTCTACCATTACAAGAAAATGGTGCGGCGGGTTTTTCCACAGAAAATTTGTTGCAAAAGCGCAGACTTCAGTTTTAAGCTACACAAAGTACCAGACAGGATACAACTGTATCGGGCAGTATGTGGGCACTGCCAATATTGGATACTGGTCAAGCAACTGCAGCAATGAAAGCAAAGGATGCTCTCGTCCTCAGGTTGCTACATGTACTAAAAGTGGCACTGTTTATGATCAAATCTACAGCGGCTGTTATTTAACATTTACCGGCCCTTCCCCATATTCTGCTAATGCTAAAGCCCAGCATTTGACCAGCGGAATTTATCTTACACAGACTACTACCGGAAGGGGTTCTGCAGGCCTATCAGGAAATTTTGCTTTAGATCCAAACAAATTTTCCAAACTGGTGGATGACGGAACATCTTTCAGTGAAATAAAAGGAGATGTAGACATCAATGACAATAATCAATTAGTGATAAGCAACTTAAACGGAAGATTAAGTGTTACTAAAGGTGCAGATTATTATTCTAACATCAAAATCGTTGTGATCAAAGAAAAAGAAAACATCACTGATGATGAAGCATTACAAAATGAAGAAGCCGTTCAGAATGGAACTTATCCTGATGTTGTTTATTCTACTCAATTAAATGTCTCTAAAAACGGATTGACTCACGACGGAGTTTTTTCAAAAGGAGTTGCGGCTCAACAAATAAAAGAATATGCTGCTAATCAAGAATATGGTGTGAACATCAATAATTTTTCAATGACTATTCCTACAGGAGCTCAGTTGAATCCTGACGAAAAACTTACCGTAGTAACTGTTGTAGACGGAGGTTTTGATATCAGTACTGCTGTTGTAACAAAAGGTACAGGAAATGTTACTGCTGCTAATACAGCTGTAGTCGAAGCACCTCAGCTGCATCCAAACCCGGCTACAGATTATGTAGACGTCTATGTAAATCTTCCTAAAAAAGAACTGGTAAATGTAAGAGTTATCAGCACATTAGGCAGAGTTGCTATAGAAAGATCTGAAAACCTAAACAGCGGCCGTCAAAGCATTAAGCTGAACACCCAAAAATTACTGCCCGGAAGTTATATTGTAGAAATAAAGTCCGAAAGCAAAATAAGCTCGCAAAAACTGCTCATTAAATAG